The genomic window CGGCCCGCACACACTCGCGGCGGCCATAGAGGAACGCCTCGATGACAGGGGAGAGAAGAAGACGCGGATCGTCCTCGTAGGCGCCGGTACGCTCCTCGAGAACCTGTACCCCTTCAACGCCCAGATCCCCGGCAATCTCGACTTCTTCATGGGAGGTGTGCTCTGGTGCATCGAGAGGAAGGACATGCTCTCCATTCCCTCCAAGAGCCTGCTCAATCTTCCCCTCAGCCTTACCGCCACGCAGGTGCTCGTCTACAGCGTGGTGGTGGTGGCCGTGATTCCCCTCGCCTTCTTCATCACCGGGACCATCATCTGGCTCAGGAGGAGGCACCTGTGAACAAGCGTGCAAAGACTCTCGTCATACTCCTTTCCGCCACCGCCGTGGTGGCGGCCCTCATTCTCCTCCGCCCGCTCCTCCAGAAGGAGGAAGAGGCAGAGGAGAACACGATCCTCTACGTGAGGACCCTCGAACGACAGGACATCGTGAGGGTCACGGTGGAACCTTCGGGGCTCGTCTTCGTCCGCGAGAAGAAAGAAGGAGAGGAAGGGTTGGGAGAATGGAAGTTCGCAGGCGAGACCCCTTACGCGATCGACGACTCAGAGGTGACGAGTCGCTGCTACAGCCTCACCAACCTGCGGGCGGACAGACTTCTCGAGGAGAACACCCAGGACCCCGCCAAGTACGGGCTGGATACACCACGGGCGAGCGTGCTCCTGGAGGACAAGAACGGAAACACCGAACGGATCCTCCTCGGGAACTTGAGTCCGGCGGGAAACACCTACTATGCGATGAGAGAAGGGGATAGCGCGGTCTACACCATCCCCAAGTACATGGGAGACGCATTCCTCATCACCCTGGACGACATAAGGGACAAACACCTCGCCTCGATCGACAGCAGCAAGCTGAACTACCTCCTCCTCGAAAGGAAGGGAGCCACTCCCATCGAGATACAGCCGACCACCCAGGAGGACAGGATCTTCGCCCCTCTGAACACCTACAAGCTCACGAAGCCGCTCGCCTACTGGATCGCCATCGATCCCCAGAAGTTCGAGGACTTCATCCTCCCCATAAGCGGGATCATGATCCAGGAGTTCACGGATCGTGCGCCCGAAGAGGTGGATCTGGTCGATCCTCCCTATCACCTCCTGGTGGAGGACGAGGACGAGACGCTCGATCTCTACATAGGGAAGCAGCTCCCCGACGGCAGGTACTACGCCCGCAGGCCTGAGAGCAACGAGGTGTTCGTGATAAAGGACATCAGTCACGTGCTCGAGGCCTCTCCGTTCGATATCATCGACAATCTCATATTCCTGGTGAACATAGACAACGTGGAAGGCTTCTCCATCATGGCTTCGGATATCACCTATGAAGCGAAGATCGAGAGGGTAGCGAAGCCTGCACCCACACCCTCCCCCACCCCGGGAGCATCCCCTGCATCGAGTCCTACACCTAC from Spirochaeta thermophila DSM 6192 includes these protein-coding regions:
- a CDS encoding DUF4340 domain-containing protein, with protein sequence MNKRAKTLVILLSATAVVAALILLRPLLQKEEEAEENTILYVRTLERQDIVRVTVEPSGLVFVREKKEGEEGLGEWKFAGETPYAIDDSEVTSRCYSLTNLRADRLLEENTQDPAKYGLDTPRASVLLEDKNGNTERILLGNLSPAGNTYYAMREGDSAVYTIPKYMGDAFLITLDDIRDKHLASIDSSKLNYLLLERKGATPIEIQPTTQEDRIFAPLNTYKLTKPLAYWIAIDPQKFEDFILPISGIMIQEFTDRAPEEVDLVDPPYHLLVEDEDETLDLYIGKQLPDGRYYARRPESNEVFVIKDISHVLEASPFDIIDNLIFLVNIDNVEGFSIMASDITYEAKIERVAKPAPTPSPTPGASPASSPTPTPTPEMEEHFYLNGKEIEEKAFRQFYQKCVGIAGDSPNPAPNITGKPEVVISYRFDETLGHRSEQIAFIPYDEEFYAAQRRGKAYFLVSRRQIEALLEAAEETLTHQVVRAEEAGS